From the Lysobacter sp. FW306-1B-D06B genome, one window contains:
- a CDS encoding SH3 domain-containing protein yields the protein MRIFLCLAAPLLSLGLLSSAAAYERAWTVPAETGVVGVERAQLDPAWWVARQAEPDRVILDARAIAAQNAKLMQLDRSMHDLDALPATLERTRVAAWVDGISKRPTRALYDVQGQPVAASDLDAIVANANASAIPASQPTRFGLVVHRADLRAFPTRTRVFSSNDDHDIDRFQESALFPGDPVAIVHESRDGLWWFVVNTRYAAWIEKQYVAKGRAKEVLGYGRRTPFRIVTGARATTVYTPEEPRVSELQLDMGVRVPVLADWPVGEPVNGQHAYTSHVIQLPVRDDNGRLAFAPALLPRREPTSDAPLALASRHLIEQGFKFLGERYGWGHSYNARDCSGFVSEIYRSMGVQLPRNTSDQAVSPALNRIAFNEKDGRDKRMAVVRELQVGDLVYIPGHVMMVIGEVDGEPYVIHDTTGLSFAGADGRTMRAKTNGVTVSPLTPLLFNGTQTFVDRITNIQRIRP from the coding sequence ATGCGAATTTTTCTTTGCCTTGCCGCCCCGCTGCTGTCGCTGGGCCTGCTTTCGTCCGCGGCCGCCTACGAGCGCGCCTGGACCGTACCCGCCGAGACCGGCGTCGTCGGCGTCGAACGCGCCCAGCTCGATCCGGCCTGGTGGGTCGCGCGCCAGGCCGAACCGGATCGGGTGATCCTCGACGCCCGGGCGATCGCCGCGCAGAACGCGAAGCTGATGCAGCTCGACCGGAGCATGCACGACCTGGACGCACTGCCGGCAACGCTGGAGCGCACGCGGGTCGCCGCATGGGTCGACGGCATTTCGAAGCGGCCCACGCGCGCCCTTTACGACGTGCAGGGCCAGCCCGTCGCCGCGTCGGACCTCGACGCGATCGTCGCCAACGCCAACGCATCGGCGATTCCCGCCTCGCAGCCCACGCGTTTCGGCCTGGTCGTCCATCGCGCCGACCTGCGCGCATTCCCCACACGCACGCGCGTGTTCAGTTCGAACGACGACCACGACATCGACCGCTTCCAGGAAAGCGCCCTGTTCCCGGGCGATCCCGTCGCGATCGTGCACGAAAGCCGCGACGGCCTCTGGTGGTTCGTGGTCAACACACGCTATGCGGCGTGGATCGAGAAGCAGTACGTCGCCAAAGGCCGCGCGAAGGAGGTGCTCGGTTACGGCCGCAGGACGCCGTTCCGCATCGTCACCGGCGCGCGCGCGACCACCGTCTACACACCCGAGGAGCCGCGCGTCTCCGAGCTCCAGCTCGACATGGGCGTGCGTGTGCCGGTCCTTGCGGACTGGCCGGTGGGCGAGCCGGTCAACGGTCAGCACGCCTATACCTCGCACGTGATCCAGCTTCCCGTGCGCGACGACAACGGCCGCCTCGCGTTCGCGCCGGCGCTGCTGCCGCGCCGTGAACCGACGTCCGACGCCCCGCTCGCGCTCGCGTCGCGGCATCTGATCGAACAGGGCTTCAAGTTCCTCGGCGAGCGCTACGGCTGGGGCCACAGCTATAACGCGCGCGATTGCAGCGGCTTCGTTTCCGAGATCTACCGCAGCATGGGCGTGCAGCTGCCGCGCAACACCAGCGACCAGGCGGTGAGCCCGGCGCTCAACCGCATCGCGTTCAACGAGAAGGACGGCCGCGACAAGCGCATGGCCGTGGTGCGCGAGTTGCAGGTGGGCGATCTGGTCTACATCCCGGGCCACGTGATGATGGTGATCGGTGAGGTCGACGGCGAACCGTACGTGATCCACGACACCACCGGCCTGAGCTTCGCCGGTGCGGACGGGCGCACGATGCGTGCCAAGACCAACGGCGTGACCGTTTCGCCGCTGACGCCGCTGCTGTTCAACGGCACGCAGACCTTCGTCGACCGCATCACCAACATCCAGCGCATCCGGCCGTAA
- a CDS encoding MurR/RpiR family transcriptional regulator, whose amino-acid sequence MSPLLKIRAERDQMSAIERRIGDFLLENAHLLRDYSSQQLANALGISQSSVVKFSQKLGYKGYPDLKYSIGQAVARGDGGEENGTAREARIEDPHAALAENLWHLKALAEAQTRTINPPERIDAIAHAVQQAGKVFIIGLGEDGIPARAFATRLSMLGILTVHYVDAILMQSGVSTAAPGDVLLVFSEQGRQPALCQISRLFREHGGKVITVTRHTPNPLRAHGDAALLVSAHDERRHIEPLLYQSALQHLLDLIFVLLCDASEERRLQLDFNFERMQDLLDH is encoded by the coding sequence ATGTCGCCGCTGCTCAAGATCCGCGCCGAACGCGACCAGATGTCGGCCATCGAACGGCGCATCGGCGACTTCCTGCTGGAGAACGCTCACCTGCTGCGCGACTACTCGTCGCAGCAGCTGGCCAACGCATTGGGGATCAGCCAGTCCAGCGTGGTGAAGTTCAGCCAGAAGCTAGGTTACAAGGGCTATCCGGATCTGAAGTACTCCATCGGCCAGGCCGTGGCGCGCGGCGACGGTGGCGAGGAAAACGGTACCGCGCGCGAAGCGCGCATCGAGGACCCCCACGCCGCGCTGGCCGAGAACCTGTGGCACCTGAAGGCACTGGCCGAGGCGCAGACGCGCACGATCAATCCGCCCGAGCGCATCGACGCCATTGCCCACGCGGTGCAGCAGGCGGGCAAGGTGTTCATCATTGGCCTGGGCGAGGACGGCATTCCGGCGCGTGCGTTCGCGACGCGGCTGTCGATGCTGGGCATCCTTACCGTGCACTACGTCGATGCGATCCTGATGCAGTCGGGCGTGTCCACCGCCGCACCGGGCGACGTGCTGCTGGTGTTCTCCGAGCAGGGCCGGCAGCCGGCGCTGTGCCAGATCAGCCGCCTGTTCCGCGAGCACGGTGGCAAGGTCATCACGGTCACGCGGCACACGCCCAACCCGCTGCGCGCGCACGGCGACGCGGCGCTGCTGGTGTCCGCGCACGATGAGCGCCGGCATATCGAGCCGCTGCTGTACCAGTCGGCGTTGCAGCACCTGCTCGACCTCATCTTCGTCCTGCTGTGCGATGCCAGCGAAGAACGCCGCCTGCAGCTCGACTTCAACTTCGAGCGCATGCAGGATCTGCTCGACCACTGA
- a CDS encoding L,D-transpeptidase family protein yields MRVTAALVRSLAALSFLALAGCASVAPTPTTPWDDARQLVMVTTADWNATTGTLRRYDREGEQWREVGEATPITVGRSGAAWGIGLNPAQSDGPQKQEGDGRAPAGVFRIGTAFGYADTVASAWPYEAMSASDWCIDVNASPLYNRIVDAKQVGQAAVEGSSEPMRRDLHAGGDVRYKLGFVIEHNPDNRSGAGSCIFAHLWRAPGEPTAGCTAMPEPAMQELLTWLDPRRKPVFALLPDNELERLHDTWHLPRAASRR; encoded by the coding sequence ATGCGCGTCACCGCCGCACTCGTACGAAGCCTCGCTGCCCTGTCGTTCCTCGCGCTGGCCGGCTGCGCCAGCGTTGCGCCGACGCCCACCACGCCGTGGGACGACGCGCGCCAGCTGGTGATGGTTACCACCGCCGACTGGAACGCGACCACCGGCACGCTGCGGCGTTACGACCGCGAAGGAGAGCAGTGGCGCGAAGTGGGTGAAGCGACGCCGATCACGGTGGGACGCAGCGGCGCCGCGTGGGGCATCGGCCTGAATCCCGCGCAGTCCGATGGCCCGCAGAAACAAGAAGGCGACGGTCGCGCGCCGGCGGGCGTGTTCCGCATCGGCACGGCGTTCGGTTACGCCGACACCGTCGCGAGCGCGTGGCCTTACGAGGCGATGAGCGCGTCGGACTGGTGCATCGACGTCAACGCATCCCCGCTCTACAACCGCATCGTGGACGCGAAGCAGGTCGGCCAGGCGGCCGTGGAAGGCTCCAGCGAACCCATGCGCCGCGACCTGCACGCAGGCGGCGACGTGCGCTACAAGCTCGGCTTCGTGATCGAACACAACCCCGACAACCGCAGTGGCGCGGGCAGTTGCATCTTCGCCCACCTGTGGCGCGCGCCGGGCGAACCCACGGCGGGCTGCACCGCCATGCCCGAGCCGGCGATGCAGGAACTGCTGACATGGCTCGACCCGCGCCGTAAACCCGTGTTCGCGTTATTGCCCGATAACGAACTGGAACGACTGCACGACACCTGGCACCTGCCACGCGCGGCCTCGCGGCGCTGA
- a CDS encoding dipeptide epimerase, protein MKITEIRFGMLRVPLKTPFKTALRTVEAIEDIVVAVHTDTGHIGYGEAPATAVITGDTHGSIIEAIRKFIAPRLIGQEIANLNRITQLIQTALEKNTSAKAAVEIAVYDLFGQLYGVPLYKMLGGGDPVITTDITISVDYIDKMVADSISAVDRGFESLKIKVGKDIGVDVERVKAIYAAVQGRALLRLDANQGWTAKQAVHAIRMLEDAGVRLELVEQPVKAQDLDGMKYVTERVHTPIMADESVFGPTEVIDLIKMRAADIINIKLMKTGGLSNAIRIADIAALYGVECMIGCMLESSISVAAAVHLAVAKSNAITKVDLDGPSLSAFNPVDGGVIFNESEISVTDAPGLGIREIRGLELLPD, encoded by the coding sequence ATGAAAATCACCGAAATCCGGTTCGGCATGCTGCGTGTTCCGCTGAAGACACCGTTCAAGACCGCGTTGCGCACGGTCGAGGCGATCGAGGACATCGTCGTGGCCGTGCACACCGATACCGGGCACATCGGCTACGGCGAAGCGCCGGCCACCGCGGTCATCACCGGCGACACGCACGGCTCGATCATCGAGGCGATCCGCAAGTTCATCGCGCCGCGCCTGATCGGCCAGGAGATCGCCAACCTCAACCGCATCACCCAGCTGATCCAGACCGCGCTGGAGAAGAACACCAGCGCGAAAGCGGCGGTGGAAATCGCGGTGTACGACCTGTTCGGCCAGCTCTACGGCGTGCCGCTGTACAAGATGCTCGGCGGCGGCGATCCGGTGATCACCACCGACATCACCATCTCGGTGGACTACATCGACAAGATGGTCGCCGATTCGATCAGCGCGGTGGACCGCGGCTTCGAATCGCTGAAGATCAAGGTCGGCAAGGACATCGGCGTCGACGTCGAGCGCGTCAAGGCGATCTACGCCGCCGTGCAGGGCCGCGCCCTGCTCCGCCTGGACGCGAACCAGGGCTGGACCGCGAAGCAGGCCGTGCACGCGATCCGCATGCTCGAGGACGCCGGCGTGCGCCTGGAACTGGTCGAGCAGCCGGTGAAAGCGCAGGACCTGGACGGCATGAAGTACGTCACCGAACGCGTGCACACGCCGATCATGGCCGACGAGAGCGTGTTCGGCCCGACCGAAGTGATCGACCTGATCAAGATGCGCGCGGCCGACATCATCAACATCAAGCTGATGAAAACCGGTGGATTGTCCAACGCGATCCGCATCGCCGACATCGCCGCGCTTTACGGCGTGGAATGCATGATCGGCTGCATGCTGGAAAGCAGCATCAGCGTCGCCGCTGCCGTGCACCTGGCGGTGGCCAAGTCCAACGCGATCACCAAGGTCGACCTGGACGGCCCGTCGTTGAGTGCGTTCAATCCGGTCGATGGCGGCGTGATCTTCAACGAATCGGAGATCTCGGTGACCGACGCGCCGGGCCTGGGCATCCGCGAGATCCGCGGGCTGGAACTTCTGCCAGACTGA
- a CDS encoding dicarboxylate/amino acid:cation symporter — MSTTARVLLGLFLGAVIGLLLAWLDPALAGKVADFVAPIGRLWLNALQMTVVPLVAALVVIGVNNATDAAASGRTARKAIVTFVVILAVCAAFAATLAPILFSFVPRQEGLADSLRAATAGAAQLSLPSSLAEWFAGIIPANALSAAASSAMLPLVVFALFFGFALTKIEAGRRARVLDLVQGIADVMIVIVHWVLWVAPIGVFALVLAVCARVGHGMIGAFGWYIAILSTMYLLATALMYPIAVIAGRERLQRFASAIAPAQVVAASTQSSLASLPAMIESSRERLGHPLSVTSLVLPMAVSLFRITSPIQYLGVAAFISWAYGVDLTFAQWAAAAALAVVISMGSVGLPGQVSFMATNMPVTQALGLPIEPLGLLLALDTIPDVFATLGNVTGDLTATTVVAKGQHDPVEPALGEGGDS; from the coding sequence ATGTCGACCACCGCCCGCGTACTCCTCGGACTCTTCCTCGGCGCCGTCATCGGCCTGTTGCTGGCTTGGCTGGATCCCGCGCTGGCCGGCAAGGTGGCCGACTTCGTCGCGCCCATCGGGCGTTTGTGGCTCAACGCGCTGCAGATGACGGTGGTGCCGCTGGTCGCGGCGCTGGTGGTGATCGGCGTGAACAACGCCACCGATGCCGCCGCGTCCGGACGCACGGCGCGCAAGGCGATCGTCACCTTCGTGGTGATCCTTGCCGTCTGCGCCGCGTTCGCCGCGACGCTGGCGCCGATCCTGTTCTCGTTCGTCCCGCGCCAGGAAGGGCTCGCCGATTCGTTGCGCGCGGCCACTGCCGGCGCGGCGCAACTGTCGCTGCCCAGCTCGCTGGCGGAATGGTTCGCCGGGATCATCCCCGCCAACGCACTGTCCGCCGCCGCCTCGAGCGCGATGCTGCCGCTGGTGGTGTTCGCTCTGTTCTTCGGCTTCGCGCTGACGAAGATCGAGGCCGGTCGCCGCGCGCGCGTGCTCGACCTGGTGCAGGGCATCGCCGACGTGATGATCGTGATCGTGCACTGGGTGCTGTGGGTCGCGCCGATCGGCGTGTTCGCGCTGGTGCTGGCGGTGTGCGCGCGCGTGGGCCACGGCATGATCGGCGCGTTCGGCTGGTACATCGCGATCCTATCTACGATGTATCTGCTGGCGACCGCGCTGATGTACCCCATCGCGGTGATCGCCGGCCGCGAGCGCCTGCAACGCTTCGCATCGGCAATCGCACCGGCGCAGGTGGTGGCGGCGAGCACGCAGTCCTCGCTGGCCTCGCTGCCGGCGATGATCGAATCCTCGCGCGAACGCCTGGGCCACCCGCTCAGCGTGACCTCGCTGGTGCTGCCGATGGCGGTGTCGCTGTTCCGCATCACCAGCCCGATCCAGTACCTGGGCGTGGCGGCCTTCATCAGCTGGGCCTACGGCGTGGACCTGACCTTCGCGCAGTGGGCCGCCGCGGCCGCGCTGGCGGTGGTAATCAGCATGGGCTCGGTGGGTCTGCCCGGGCAGGTCAGCTTCATGGCGACCAACATGCCGGTGACGCAGGCACTGGGGCTGCCGATCGAGCCGCTGGGCCTGCTGCTGGCGCTGGACACGATTCCGGACGTGTTCGCCACGCTGGGCAACGTGACCGGCGACCTCACTGCGACCACCGTGGTCGCCAAGGGGCAGCACGATCCGGTGGAACCCGCGCTGGGCGAAGGCGGCGATTCGTAG